A single genomic interval of Jatrophihabitans endophyticus harbors:
- a CDS encoding LacI family DNA-binding transcriptional regulator — MRERAKRVTLRDVAQESGLSTAAVSYALRGLQVPPETQARVREVADRLGYQVDPIARALASGRTGYVGVLCGSLSDIWQQNVAAALGRGLLEHDRHALIVDASNSPELEKELANQLVDQRVDALIVLWANPHAPHWPDIARRTVLVSIGDGLPGAATAVEIVFDNDVGVQAALGRLAEAGHEHVAVLTPSDRNTPDTPAEGAIRRVAGDLGLAIDLHMTPYDLDGATAVARDVLSRPVVPTALFCLADAMAYGVYAAARDLGLRIPEDVSVLGYDDDPVSRLLTPPLSNFRWPVDELVSYAVERTVRAVAEGRHSRRKLLTPIEQPRGSVTTRR; from the coding sequence ATGCGTGAGCGGGCGAAACGGGTCACGCTGCGTGACGTCGCCCAGGAGAGCGGGCTGTCGACCGCGGCCGTCTCCTACGCGTTGCGCGGCCTGCAGGTGCCGCCGGAGACGCAGGCCCGGGTGCGCGAGGTCGCCGACCGGCTCGGCTACCAGGTCGACCCCATCGCCCGCGCGCTCGCGTCCGGGCGCACCGGGTACGTGGGGGTGCTCTGCGGCTCGCTGTCCGACATCTGGCAGCAGAACGTCGCGGCGGCCCTCGGCCGCGGCCTGTTGGAGCACGACCGGCACGCGCTCATCGTCGACGCGTCCAACAGCCCGGAGCTCGAGAAAGAGCTCGCGAACCAGCTGGTCGACCAGCGGGTCGACGCGCTGATCGTGCTCTGGGCGAACCCGCACGCTCCGCACTGGCCCGACATCGCCCGTCGCACGGTGCTCGTGTCGATCGGCGACGGGCTGCCCGGGGCGGCGACCGCGGTGGAGATCGTCTTCGACAACGACGTCGGCGTGCAGGCCGCGCTGGGCCGGCTGGCCGAGGCGGGGCACGAGCACGTCGCCGTGCTGACGCCGTCGGATCGCAACACCCCCGACACCCCGGCCGAGGGGGCGATCCGACGGGTCGCCGGCGACCTGGGTCTCGCGATCGACCTGCACATGACGCCCTACGACCTCGACGGCGCCACCGCGGTGGCCCGCGACGTGCTCAGCCGGCCGGTGGTGCCGACCGCGCTGTTCTGCCTCGCCGACGCCATGGCCTACGGCGTGTACGCGGCGGCGCGCGACCTGGGGCTGCGCATTCCCGAGGACGTGTCGGTCCTCGGCTACGACGACGACCCGGTGTCGCGACTGCTGACGCCCCCGCTCTCGAACTTCCGCTGGCCGGTCGACGAGCTGGTGAGCTACGCGGTCGAGCGCACGGTGCGCGCCGTGGCCGAGGGCAGGCACTCGCGGCGCAAGCTGCTCACGCCGATCGAGCAGCCCCGCGGGTCGGTGACCACCCGCCGCTGA
- a CDS encoding cysteine dioxygenase codes for MTTSTTYTRLDSGGGVPAHAARAIADVAAGNGLVDVPVRRLDQAELLALAASVAARPEQWREHLRFPGTDDPADDTGRHYVCLSRDEHVDVWLLCWTPADDTGWHDHDVSSGAVAVAQGRLVEHNLGVGRPEVRTEVPAGQVYSFGPDHIHRLSGLDDASVSIHVYSPPLQTMGQYVVDDHGVLHRTSVTYAEELRALAEVPA; via the coding sequence ATGACCACGTCCACGACGTACACCCGACTCGACAGCGGTGGCGGGGTGCCCGCCCATGCGGCGCGCGCGATCGCCGACGTCGCGGCGGGGAACGGGCTCGTGGACGTCCCGGTGCGCCGCCTCGACCAGGCCGAGCTGCTCGCGCTCGCCGCGTCGGTCGCGGCTCGCCCCGAGCAGTGGCGCGAGCACCTGCGCTTCCCCGGCACCGACGACCCCGCCGACGACACCGGCCGCCACTACGTCTGCCTGTCGCGTGACGAGCACGTCGACGTGTGGCTGCTCTGCTGGACGCCGGCCGACGACACCGGCTGGCACGACCACGACGTCTCGTCCGGCGCGGTCGCGGTGGCGCAGGGCCGGCTCGTCGAGCACAACCTGGGCGTCGGCCGCCCCGAGGTGCGCACCGAGGTGCCGGCCGGGCAGGTCTACAGCTTCGGCCCCGACCACATCCACCGGCTGAGCGGCCTCGACGACGCGAGCGTCAGCATCCACGTCTACTCGCCGCCGCTGCAGACGATGGGGCAGTACGTCGTCGACGACCACGGCGTCCTGCACCGCACGTCGGTCACGTACGCCGAGGAGCTGCGGGCGCTGGCGGAGGTTCCGGCATGA
- a CDS encoding NAD(P)/FAD-dependent oxidoreductase, whose product MSQGPAYESEDVLDLVVVGGGVMGLFTAYHASAAFDRVVVLERGTVGDPTTASYGRTRSYRKDYLDPLYVRLADDAMTLWSQFERETGTDVLVRCGCMNIASAAVTPDLADTYAQRSTDVMARLGVAPDLLRDDEIAARYPYLRADLAHLDPAAGLVDLAAVTGALTRTLAARKVAVHERVETTAVVPDLDLVRVQTDIGEFTARSVVITAGHGTNDVLAAVPGCDLQVPLTKDRPSEAKYFVPPAGERHRYTADAMPVIAYLDTGVYVHPIVDGVIDAVKVGYYNPPDIPRDRTGVSDIADFVAKVMPGLADASASDVRDVDQCDYDLVADDEFVLGAVPGAPHVYVGVGWRGTGYKFAPWVGRTLFQLALQDGTVYDIARFDPSRFTDPTVAAAADGPTAPEEDAR is encoded by the coding sequence ATGAGCCAGGGTCCGGCCTACGAGTCCGAGGACGTCCTCGATCTCGTCGTCGTCGGCGGCGGGGTGATGGGGCTGTTCACCGCCTATCACGCGTCGGCCGCCTTCGACCGGGTCGTCGTGCTGGAACGCGGCACCGTCGGCGATCCGACCACGGCCTCGTACGGCCGGACCCGCTCCTACCGCAAGGACTACCTCGATCCGCTGTACGTCCGTCTCGCCGACGACGCGATGACGCTGTGGTCGCAGTTCGAGCGCGAGACCGGCACCGACGTCCTCGTCCGCTGCGGGTGCATGAACATCGCGTCCGCCGCCGTCACGCCCGACCTCGCCGACACCTACGCGCAGCGCAGCACCGACGTCATGGCGCGCCTCGGCGTCGCGCCCGACCTGCTGCGCGACGACGAGATCGCCGCGCGGTACCCCTACCTGCGCGCCGACCTCGCCCACCTCGACCCCGCCGCCGGGCTCGTGGACCTCGCCGCGGTCACCGGCGCGCTGACCCGCACGCTCGCCGCGCGCAAGGTCGCCGTCCACGAACGGGTGGAGACGACGGCCGTCGTACCCGACCTCGACCTCGTCCGCGTGCAGACCGACATCGGCGAGTTCACCGCGCGGTCCGTGGTGATCACCGCCGGTCACGGGACGAACGACGTCCTCGCCGCCGTTCCCGGGTGCGACCTGCAGGTGCCGCTGACGAAGGACCGGCCGAGCGAGGCCAAGTACTTCGTCCCGCCGGCCGGCGAACGGCACCGCTACACCGCCGACGCCATGCCGGTCATCGCCTACCTCGACACGGGCGTGTACGTGCACCCGATCGTCGACGGCGTGATCGACGCGGTGAAGGTCGGCTACTACAACCCGCCGGACATCCCGCGCGACCGCACCGGCGTCAGCGACATCGCCGACTTCGTCGCCAAGGTGATGCCCGGGCTGGCCGACGCTTCGGCGAGCGACGTCCGCGACGTCGACCAGTGCGACTACGACCTCGTCGCCGACGACGAATTCGTCCTGGGTGCCGTGCCCGGCGCGCCGCACGTGTACGTCGGCGTCGGCTGGCGCGGCACCGGGTACAAGTTCGCGCCGTGGGTGGGCCGCACCCTGTTCCAGCTCGCGCTGCAGGACGGCACCGTCTACGACATCGCGCGCTTCGACCCGAGCCGGTTCACCGATCCCACCGTCGCCGCCGCCGCCGACGGGCCCACCGCACCCGAGGAGGACGCGAGATGA
- a CDS encoding homocysteine S-methyltransferase family protein: protein MTRSPASRPSARTFEQRLADGVMVGAEGYVFELERRGYVKAGPYVPEVILDAPDALRQLHREFLRAGADVMVALTYYAHREKLRDVGRGDDLEPMNRQAVRIANEIAAEGGALVAGNICNTWCYDPANPAESGAIVRDQYREQLGWAVEEGVDFVISETNDFLGEALVGLEVCQELGLSAMVTLASVRPDTTYDGYDYVEACRRLADAGAAVVGLNCSRGPATMLPLLERIRDSVDVPVAAQPVPYRTDDATPAFESLTGADGGRLFPVRLESAGHTRFEMAEFAREAQAIGIDYVGICCGGSPHLVRAMAEAMGRETPASRYSPALDLHPVLGEGHNDVMGDWSATAS, encoded by the coding sequence ATGACCCGATCCCCCGCGAGCCGGCCGTCGGCCCGCACCTTCGAGCAGCGGCTCGCCGACGGCGTCATGGTGGGCGCCGAGGGCTACGTCTTCGAGCTGGAGCGTCGCGGCTACGTCAAGGCCGGCCCGTACGTCCCGGAGGTCATCCTCGACGCGCCGGACGCGCTGCGGCAGCTGCACCGCGAGTTCCTGCGCGCCGGTGCCGACGTGATGGTGGCGCTGACCTACTACGCACACCGCGAGAAGCTGCGCGACGTCGGCCGCGGCGACGACCTGGAGCCGATGAACCGGCAGGCCGTCCGCATCGCCAACGAGATCGCGGCCGAGGGCGGCGCGCTCGTCGCCGGCAACATCTGCAACACGTGGTGCTACGACCCGGCCAACCCGGCCGAGTCCGGCGCGATCGTGCGCGACCAGTACCGCGAGCAGCTCGGCTGGGCGGTCGAGGAGGGCGTCGACTTCGTCATCAGCGAGACCAACGACTTCCTCGGCGAGGCACTCGTCGGCCTCGAGGTCTGCCAGGAGCTCGGCCTGTCGGCCATGGTCACGCTCGCGAGCGTCCGACCGGACACCACCTACGACGGCTACGACTACGTGGAGGCGTGCCGCCGGCTGGCGGACGCGGGCGCCGCGGTCGTCGGGCTCAACTGCTCGCGCGGACCCGCCACCATGCTGCCGCTGCTCGAGCGGATCCGGGACTCGGTCGACGTCCCGGTCGCCGCGCAGCCGGTGCCCTACCGCACCGACGACGCGACCCCGGCCTTCGAGTCGCTCACGGGTGCCGACGGCGGCCGGCTGTTCCCCGTCCGGCTCGAGAGCGCCGGCCACACCCGCTTCGAGATGGCCGAGTTCGCCCGCGAGGCGCAGGCCATCGGCATCGACTACGTCGGCATCTGCTGCGGCGGCTCACCGCACCTCGTCCGCGCGATGGCCGAGGCCATGGGACGGGAGACACCGGCCAGCCGGTACTCGCCCGCGCTCGACCTGCACCCGGTCCTCGGCGAGGGGCACAACGACGTCATGGGCGACTGGAGCGCCACCGCCTCCTGA
- a CDS encoding AIM24 family protein — protein MLDISISGNAMQMAIVSLRPGQVVYSEAGKFLFSSADVVMETKLSQPSGGGQPGGGPAGGPAGGAGGLGGLLRGAMDAGKRMLAGESFAFCHFHSTGGDGLLALAGVLPGEMRVLELDGATTWFAEKDAFVAAEAGVNFDVAFSGLRQGFSGGEGFVLEKFTGRGSLIIAGAGNFIEINPADYGGRLKVDTGCVVAWDHNISYGIERVGALNRQGVMNAMFGGEGFNLATLSGNGQVILQSMTLGALAGALAKNAKRGDDTGPASLGGIFGGSRD, from the coding sequence ATGCTCGACATCTCGATCTCCGGCAACGCGATGCAGATGGCGATCGTCTCGCTCCGCCCGGGGCAGGTCGTCTACAGCGAGGCCGGCAAGTTCCTGTTCAGCTCCGCCGACGTCGTCATGGAGACCAAGCTCAGCCAGCCCAGCGGAGGTGGTCAGCCGGGCGGTGGCCCGGCCGGTGGTCCCGCCGGCGGCGCGGGCGGTCTCGGCGGTCTGCTGCGCGGGGCGATGGATGCCGGCAAGCGGATGCTCGCCGGCGAGTCGTTCGCGTTCTGCCACTTCCACTCGACCGGCGGCGACGGGCTGCTCGCACTGGCCGGGGTCCTCCCCGGCGAGATGCGGGTCCTGGAGCTCGACGGCGCGACGACGTGGTTCGCCGAGAAGGACGCCTTCGTGGCCGCGGAGGCCGGGGTGAACTTCGACGTCGCGTTCTCGGGGCTGCGACAGGGATTCTCCGGCGGCGAGGGGTTCGTGCTCGAGAAGTTCACCGGACGCGGCAGCCTGATCATCGCCGGGGCGGGCAACTTCATCGAGATCAACCCGGCCGACTACGGCGGCCGGCTCAAGGTCGACACCGGCTGCGTGGTCGCGTGGGACCACAACATCTCCTACGGCATCGAGCGGGTCGGCGCACTGAACCGGCAGGGCGTCATGAACGCGATGTTCGGCGGCGAGGGCTTCAACCTCGCGACGCTGTCGGGCAACGGCCAGGTGATCCTGCAGTCGATGACCCTCGGGGCCCTGGCCGGCGCGCTGGCGAAGAACGCCAAGCGTGGCGACGACACCGGCCCGGCGAGCCTGGGCGGGATCTTCGGCGGCAGCCGAGACTAG